Sequence from the Drosophila subpulchrella strain 33 F10 #4 breed RU33 chromosome 3R, RU_Dsub_v1.1 Primary Assembly, whole genome shotgun sequence genome:
ACTAAAAGCAAAAGTGTTTCTTATCGAATTCCTCAGTCATTTTTAGCCCCCCGTAAGCCCCCACCAGAACGTTGACCAAAGACCGTTAAGATTGGGCTGTGGATTCCCGGTTTCCCAAATGTAATAAAGAAATATCAACATATACTCTATTCTTAGGCAGCTCTGTAAGTGGGTGTGAGAGGGCTCAATAAATTTTGCTATAGATAAGCCACAAAAACCATCCATTATGCCACCAGTCCCTTCTCTCGGTATGTCAACCAAATTTGCACGGATTGCTCGTCTATTTGGCCGAGTAATTAACAGTTAGCCAGCAGCCAAACATGGCGGCAACATGGCCAAATGGCAATTAACACTCTAATACAGATGCAACTGTGGAGTTTGTGGAGTTTTGGCACCGGCAACAACACACATCGTGCGGTTTGTTATCGGGTACCGGAAATGCAATAAATAATTGAGAACAGCCCCGAGCATTTGGCAATTGTAATGAGCAATTGTGTTCAATGACAAATTATCATTGGTATTTCTTGTATACGTTAAACACGTTACACACGCCCACAACTTTGGgctatatatgtatgtagagcGGCCGCCGATAACGATAACGGATTCGATGAGAGAGAATTgcttccgtttccgcttcCGCTTTGGGAACAATACGAAAATAGAACGACCTGGAATTAAATATAGGTCCAGAGTATAGGTCTAGGAATTTTAGCTGCTTAGTTATCCAACAATTAATGTAATAAAAACTTATAGATACAACACGtttatatcttttaaaaatgtattccGGGTCTTAGGAATACCAAAAAATAACCCAATATCTGTATCTTTAtcttgataaaataaataaaaacttttagtTAAAAGTGATTCAATAAAATATCTTAGGAATCAATATATAAACACAACTTTATAACTACAAAGAAATGTTTtgccaagcccaaaataattttatacgtttatatattttgtcaCATACTTATAAACTTATTTTCCACATTACAGGTACAACACTGACCAAGGAGCGATGGACCAGCAATTCTGCTTGCGCTGGAACAATCATCCCACAAATCTGACCGGCGTGCTCACCTCACTGCTGCAGCGGGAGGCGCTATGCGATGTCACGCTCGCCTGCGAGGGCGAAACAGTCAAGGTAtgcaaataataatatatgcAAATAATAATATAGGTATAACCAAGAATATTCCCTTTTGCAGGCTCACCAAACCATACTGTCAGCCTGCAGTCCGTATTTCGAGACGATTTTCCTACAGAACCAGCATCCACATCCCATCATCTACTTGAAAGATGTCAGATACGCAGAGATGCGCTCTCTGCTCGACTTCATGTATAAGGGCGAGGTCAACGTGGGTCAGAGTTCGCTGCCCATGTTTCTCAAAACGGCCGAGAGCCTGCAGGTGTGTGTTGATCGGGAATTGGGGATAACATTTTAAGGGTCTATTAATTTGGCTATAAAactattttcattttatttgcaCTTAGCTTAAAACAAAgaggtatttttaaattaaagtaaatattGTAATGTAAATTAAGGGAACAGTCtaatcgaaaaaaaacttCTTTAGAACATCGACTTGAATATTAATCTCTTAAAATTAGTGTTCATACGATCCTCCTTGTATCCTTGAATTaggttatatttttaacattttgtaTTACACTTTCATTTATAGTGGGTTTTGTTTTCATCTTTAAATTTTTACGTTTTAGAGGAGCTTTGGTATCCACTGATTTTTATTCAAACTAGAAATGTTTAGAAATGgttctaaaaattaaaaaaataaaatatatataaccaGATATTATCCTGACTTATTTGAACTACATTTATgttcatttgtttttgggtGTAGACATTTTGGGAATACCCCAATAATCTTATATAGATTTATATTAAAGCATATTTTTTGGAACCCTTGCAGGTGCGTGGTCTCACAGATAACAACAATCTGAATTACCGCTCCGACTGCGACAAGCTGCGCGATTCGGCGGCCAGTTCGCCGACCGGCCGCGGTCCCAGCAATTACGCCGGCGGCATGGGCGGCGCTGGGGGCGTGGCCGATGCGATGCGCGACTCCCGCGACTCCCTGCGCTCCCGCTGCGAACGGGATCTGCGCGACGAGCTGACGcagcgcagcagcagcagcatgaGCGAACGCAGCTCGgcggcagcagcggcggcggcagcggcagcagcggtAGCCGCTGCAGGCGGCAATGTCAATGCGGCCGCCGTCGCCCTGGGCCTGACCACGCCCACCGGCGGCGAACGATCTCCGAGCGTGGGCAGCGCCAGTGCAGCGGCAGCTGCAGCGGCGGTAGCAGCGGCCGTGGCAGCGGCCGCCAATCGAAGTGCCAGCGCCGATGGATGCAGCGATCGCGGCAGCGAGCGCGGAACTCTCGAGCGGACGGATAGTCGCGATGATCTGTTGCAATTGGATTATAGCAACAAGgataacaacaacagcaacagcagtagtaccggcaacaacaacaacaacaataacaacaacaatagcagcagcaacaataacaataggGAGCGCAACAACAGCAGAGAGCGCGAACGGGAgcgagagcgggagagagagcgTGAGCGGGACAGGGACAGGGAGCTGTCCACCACGCCGGTGGATCAGCTGAGTAGTAGTAAGCGCAGACGTAAGAACTCATCATCCAACTGTGATAACTCGCTGTCCTCGAGCCACCAGGACAGGCACTACCCGCAGGACTCTCAGGTGAGCAAAAAATATCCCACAAACAATTGTAGAATATCAAAATTTTTGGGATCTGACCATAACTTTAGTGTATATTACCAATACGGGTAACAAAACATGTTTAAGTTAGAGTTATACAGTTATTATGAAAGTATTTCAAGAACGTATACTTAATTTTCGCGCGACTAAAAATACGTATACGCTATGTGGTCCACAGCATTTTAATACATACTTTTGAGTTTTCATTGGTATTTCAAAATCTATCtcaataactttttttttaaaaaatcctaTAGTTAAATCCACTCCGTTTAATTTTACGCTTTGAGTATAAAGTATAGTTttcaaaacatttaaatttatatttattttttatacaaacaagaataaataaatgatgtCCCTAATTACCTACATAaacattattttgaaaaaatacaaatgtACACAGGCTTCTGCATAAAATATTAGCCTAGTCCCCGAAGCTAGCCTTccgtatttatttaattgttttattgGCCAGCTCTTTCTGCCCTCGTAATTAAATTACCTCTGTTTCTGGTTTTTTGTTTCCCACAAACATACCTAAACAATTTGCCAGCTCTGTCAGTCAGCAATTCCgcatttgaaatttaaaagcAATGTTTTTTTGCGGTATGTTTTTTAATTGCCTgacaattaaaattaattagaaATTATCTCACATCCAAACAGGCGTCAAATGCTTATTAGTTACAGCATAATTATGttattaaaattgtatgaAGTGTTTGTCAAGATTGATTTGCCCATTCATtatagttattaaatttaCACTAGATTTGTTTAGCTCTTATTGATTTGTTATGCTCGTAATTCATTT
This genomic interval carries:
- the LOC119563504 gene encoding sex determination protein fruitless isoform X4 codes for the protein MNQLFALHLLSLAVGMEAKLRMDCQCKRYNTDQGAMDQQFCLRWNNHPTNLTGVLTSLLQREALCDVTLACEGETVKAHQTILSACSPYFETIFLQNQHPHPIIYLKDVRYAEMRSLLDFMYKGEVNVGQSSLPMFLKTAESLQVRGLTDNNNLNYRSDCDKLRDSAASSPTGRGPSNYAGGMGGAGGVADAMRDSRDSLRSRCERDLRDELTQRSSSSMSERSSAAAAAAAAAAAVAAAGGNVNAAAVALGLTTPTGGERSPSVGSASAAAAAAAVAAAVAAAANRSASADGCSDRGSERGTLERTDSRDDLLQLDYSNKDNNNSNSSSTGNNNNNNNNNNSSSNNNNRERNNSRERERERERERERERDRDRELSTTPVDQLSSSKRRRKNSSSNCDNSLSSSHQDRHYPQDSQANFKSSPVPKTGGSTSESEDAGGRHDSPLSMTTSVHLGGGGGNVGAASALSGLGQSLSIKQELMDAQQQQQHREHHVALPPDYLPVKKTEAFLGSTGNKSMHQMLLHQAVEAQLKSLQLHYQNEGLDSAMQRLLAQQQQHQEQQQHQQQQQQQHLQSVGKSLSPAIASGSGGGGSRKSGRFRANWLYQFEWLQYDERANTMFCRHCRKWSGELADIRTSFVEGNSNFRLEIVNHHNKCKSHRLCYERELQEQHQHPTPSGSASGSSKRRSPDIITINVGKNSA
- the LOC119563504 gene encoding sex determination protein fruitless isoform X2 → MNQLFALHLLSLAVGMEAKLRMDCQCKRYNTDQGAMDQQFCLRWNNHPTNLTGVLTSLLQREALCDVTLACEGETVKAHQTILSACSPYFETIFLQNQHPHPIIYLKDVRYAEMRSLLDFMYKGEVNVGQSSLPMFLKTAESLQVRGLTDNNNLNYRSDCDKLRDSAASSPTGRGPSNYAGGMGGAGGVADAMRDSRDSLRSRCERDLRDELTQRSSSSMSERSSAAAAAAAAAAAVAAAGGNVNAAAVALGLTTPTGGERSPSVGSASAAAAAAAVAAAVAAAANRSASADGCSDRGSERGTLERTDSRDDLLQLDYSNKDNNNSNSSSTGNNNNNNNNNNSSSNNNNRERNNSRERERERERERERERDRDRELSTTPVDQLSSSKRRRKNSSSNCDNSLSSSHQDRHYPQDSQANFKSSPVPKTGGSTSESEDAGGRHDSPLSMTTSVHLGGGGGNVGAASALSGLGQSLSIKQELMDAQQQQQHREHHVALPPDYLPSAALKMHAEDMSTLLTQHALQAADAREEHNDTKQLQLDQTDNIDGSKAWHMRLTFERLSGGCNLHRCKLCGKVVTHIRNHYHVHFPGRFECPLCRATYTRSDNLRTHCKFKHPMYNPDTRKFDNLMSSSAVGAGATPTASQLAVASQAAMAAAAAAAFNAAQQQQQQQQQQQQHQQQHQQHHQQQQQSQSQQQQQQQQSQQQLHALAQQHMLQLQPQHHQQQQHNATSE
- the LOC119563504 gene encoding sex determination protein fruitless isoform X3 — protein: MNQLFALHLLSLAVGMEAKLRMDCQCKRYNTDQGAMDQQFCLRWNNHPTNLTGVLTSLLQREALCDVTLACEGETVKAHQTILSACSPYFETIFLQNQHPHPIIYLKDVRYAEMRSLLDFMYKGEVNVGQSSLPMFLKTAESLQVRGLTDNNNLNYRSDCDKLRDSAASSPTGRGPSNYAGGMGGAGGVADAMRDSRDSLRSRCERDLRDELTQRSSSSMSERSSAAAAAAAAAAAVAAAGGNVNAAAVALGLTTPTGGERSPSVGSASAAAAAAAVAAAVAAAANRSASADGCSDRGSERGTLERTDSRDDLLQLDYSNKDNNNSNSSSTGNNNNNNNNNNSSSNNNNRERNNSRERERERERERERERDRDRELSTTPVDQLSSSKRRRKNSSSNCDNSLSSSHQDRHYPQDSQANFKSSPVPKTGGSTSESEDAGGRHDSPLSMTTSVHLGGGGGNVGAASALSGLGQSLSIKQELMDAQQQQQHREHHVALPPDYLPSAALKMHAEDMSTLLTQHALQAADAREEHNDTKQLQLDQTDNIDGSSARHHLSTPLSTSSSASPPPPPFGMHLSAALKRELHPLHYIAAAGNGHNGPPAHGYNPGTGNMPNSIGGGGGGPGSGAGGAGAGGGAAGAAAGHNSHHTMSYHNMFTPSRDPGTMWRCRSCGKEVTNRWHHFHSHTAQRSMCPYCPATYSRIDTLRSHLRVKHPDRLLKLNSSI